The following proteins are encoded in a genomic region of Acidobacteriota bacterium:
- a CDS encoding serine/threonine protein kinase: MSHLDREKLKELFADAVELPAAERSAYVSKACLGDSDLEKELISLLDANDSTRNLIEENVIDLSKQISEKEQDLTGKRFGNYRIVREIGHGGMGTVFLARRDDGEFDQDVALKLVRQSIADSLVIERFRRERQILAGLNHPNIAALHDGGISDRGEPFIAMEYVDGMPLTEYAAENKLSIEERLRLFVKVCSAVAYAHRNLVVHRDIKPSNILITAGGEPKLLDFGLAKAFESDSSLTQTAVRAFTPAYASPEQITGKNITTASDIYSLGVVFYELLTGSKPLDLGNKSFDEVLQTINTSQPVPPSLIPHVGESSVERRALKGDLDNIALMALRKEPDRRYRSVEDFAADIERQLDGRPVAARPNTLGYRSGKFLRRHKIGVAAGTLVILSIITGIVFTLWQANVARRERDRAEKRFQDVRQLSNSLLFEIAPKIERLQGSTEARELLVVRALVYLDSLAAETQGDTVLQSELADAYQKIGDLQGNPRRPNLSDFAGAIESYLKSRAILEKLPQSSDNRRRLAWNYRELASIRFAQSEIKESIADSERSLELFASLLAEVPDSADLAKAYAATLLDYGHTHSINNQYAIAIPIYREAIAKIAQMDRSDAEVLRLLALGTSYLSNALSWDSQQAEAEIENEKAVQFARELQIKYPADPDIQKTVYAVYTLASSNFESIKNDVSLKFAEITLNVARRSSEADPADTQARQNLAKALSRYGIILVLLKKNGHGFENLRAAESEIRELIAREPRNRVYQDDLGTLYTRFGDAEKMRSNLPGALEAYKNSAEIFKNLAASDEKNTVAQRDWAQAVKSVGVTEIKLGQKVEARASLNLAIQIVDRLKQQNALGKWDEKIFNEMHPLLAKLDE; encoded by the coding sequence ATGAGTCACTTGGACCGCGAGAAATTGAAGGAACTATTTGCGGATGCGGTCGAATTGCCGGCGGCTGAGAGATCAGCGTACGTTAGCAAGGCTTGCCTTGGCGATTCGGACCTTGAGAAGGAACTTATTTCGTTGCTCGACGCGAACGATTCGACACGAAACCTGATCGAGGAGAACGTGATCGATCTGAGCAAGCAAATATCTGAAAAGGAACAGGATCTGACCGGAAAGCGCTTTGGCAATTATCGTATCGTGCGAGAGATCGGCCACGGGGGCATGGGAACTGTCTTTCTCGCTCGGCGTGACGACGGCGAATTTGACCAAGACGTCGCCCTAAAATTGGTGCGGCAATCGATCGCCGATTCGCTTGTGATCGAACGGTTTCGTCGTGAACGCCAGATCCTCGCCGGACTGAATCACCCCAATATCGCCGCATTGCATGACGGTGGGATCTCAGACCGTGGCGAGCCTTTCATCGCAATGGAATATGTCGACGGTATGCCGTTGACCGAATACGCGGCGGAGAACAAGCTTTCGATCGAGGAACGGTTGCGGCTGTTCGTCAAGGTCTGTTCCGCGGTCGCTTACGCTCACCGTAATCTTGTCGTCCACCGAGATATAAAACCATCAAATATTCTGATCACTGCGGGCGGAGAACCAAAATTACTCGATTTTGGACTGGCAAAGGCATTTGAATCCGACTCTTCGCTAACGCAGACAGCAGTACGTGCATTCACGCCCGCTTACGCCTCGCCCGAACAGATCACGGGCAAGAACATCACGACCGCCAGCGACATTTACTCGCTCGGAGTAGTGTTTTACGAGTTGTTGACAGGATCAAAGCCGCTCGACCTCGGCAATAAGAGTTTCGACGAGGTCCTGCAAACGATAAATACCAGCCAGCCCGTTCCGCCTAGCCTGATCCCGCATGTTGGCGAGAGTTCGGTAGAGCGGCGAGCCCTAAAAGGCGATCTCGACAACATCGCTCTGATGGCACTGCGCAAAGAGCCGGATCGGCGTTACCGCTCTGTCGAAGACTTTGCCGCCGATATCGAACGTCAGCTCGACGGTCGGCCCGTGGCGGCACGACCGAATACGCTGGGATATCGCTCAGGCAAATTCCTTAGACGGCACAAGATCGGAGTGGCGGCCGGAACACTTGTAATTTTGTCGATCATAACGGGCATTGTCTTCACTCTGTGGCAGGCAAATGTCGCCCGGCGGGAACGTGATCGGGCGGAAAAGCGGTTTCAGGATGTAAGGCAGCTTTCCAACTCGCTCTTATTCGAGATCGCCCCAAAGATCGAACGTCTGCAAGGCTCGACCGAAGCCCGCGAATTGCTTGTAGTGAGAGCCCTTGTGTATCTCGACAGCCTCGCAGCCGAGACGCAGGGTGACACAGTGTTGCAGTCCGAACTTGCTGATGCCTATCAAAAGATCGGCGACCTGCAAGGCAATCCGCGAAGGCCGAATCTAAGCGATTTTGCCGGAGCTATCGAAAGTTATCTTAAATCGCGGGCGATCCTCGAAAAGCTGCCGCAGTCATCAGACAACCGACGGCGGCTTGCCTGGAATTACCGGGAACTTGCATCGATCCGATTCGCCCAAAGTGAGATCAAGGAATCGATCGCAGATTCCGAACGGTCGCTCGAGTTATTTGCGTCATTGCTGGCCGAAGTTCCGGATTCGGCCGACCTCGCGAAAGCATACGCCGCGACACTGCTTGACTACGGACACACACATTCGATCAACAACCAATATGCGATCGCCATTCCGATCTATCGCGAGGCAATCGCAAAGATCGCTCAAATGGACCGTTCAGATGCCGAAGTACTGCGACTTTTGGCACTCGGCACTTCGTATCTGAGCAACGCACTGTCGTGGGATAGCCAGCAGGCTGAGGCCGAGATCGAAAATGAAAAAGCGGTTCAATTCGCCCGCGAACTCCAGATAAAGTATCCGGCCGATCCGGACATTCAAAAGACCGTGTATGCGGTATATACATTGGCGAGCAGCAATTTTGAAAGCATCAAGAACGATGTTTCGCTGAAGTTTGCCGAGATCACCCTGAACGTGGCACGGCGTTCGTCCGAAGCCGACCCCGCCGATACCCAAGCCAGGCAGAACCTCGCAAAAGCCTTGTCGAGATACGGCATCATACTTGTTTTGCTCAAGAAGAATGGCCATGGGTTTGAAAACCTGAGGGCCGCTGAATCCGAGATACGTGAGCTTATCGCCCGCGAACCGCGAAACCGTGTTTACCAGGACGACCTAGGCACTCTCTACACCCGGTTTGGCGACGCGGAGAAGATGCGTTCAAATCTGCCGGGAGCTCTCGAAGCGTACAAAAACTCAGCTGAGATTTTTAAGAACCTTGCCGCATCTGACGAAAAGAACACCGTTGCCCAACGCGATTGGGCACAGGCGGTAAAGAGTGTCGGCGTGACCGAGATAAAACTTGGCCAAAAAGTCGAGGCACGGGCGAGCCTAAATCTCGCTATCCAGATCGTCGATCGACTGAAACAGCAAAATGCCCTCGGAAAATGGGACGAGAAGATCTTCAACGAAATGCACCCTCTTTTGGCCAAGCTCGATGAGTAA